A region of Candidatus Diapherotrites archaeon DNA encodes the following proteins:
- a CDS encoding PLP-dependent transferase gives MAKGKRLDFETRAIHEAGADPLTGAVMTPVYLSSTFRQDSVDKNRGYDYSRSGNPTRDALEKSVASLENARFGLAFSSGLGAEMVCLSLLKSGGHIVAVDNVYGGTFRLLETFKRQFGIDYSLADLTEPESLEKALKPNTGMVYLESPTNPLLKLVDIAEISRLAHKKGLIVAVDNTFLSPVFQNPLDLGADIVIHSTTKYINGHSDIIGGAIACNDEKIYRQLKFLQNAFGPTPSPLDCFLVLRGIKTLKQRMLQHEKNAQAIAEFLERHPKVKRVIYPGLKSFAQKGLAQKQMKGTGGIITIELKGNAAAAKKFLAATNLFTLGVSLGGVESLIEYPWAMTHGALPESERRKAGITETMVRLSVGLESADDLVEDLKQALEKA, from the coding sequence ATGGCTAAAGGCAAACGGCTTGATTTCGAAACCAGGGCGATCCACGAAGCGGGCGCAGATCCCCTGACCGGCGCGGTCATGACGCCAGTTTACCTGTCGTCAACATTCAGACAGGATTCGGTTGACAAAAACCGGGGATACGATTATTCGCGATCGGGAAACCCGACAAGGGATGCCCTGGAAAAAAGCGTTGCCTCGCTTGAAAACGCGCGCTTTGGCCTCGCGTTCTCGTCCGGCCTTGGCGCGGAAATGGTCTGCCTGAGCCTGCTTAAAAGCGGCGGGCACATTGTTGCAGTGGACAATGTTTACGGCGGAACTTTCAGGCTGCTGGAAACATTCAAAAGGCAGTTCGGCATTGATTACTCGCTTGCGGACCTGACTGAACCGGAAAGCCTTGAAAAGGCGTTGAAGCCGAACACCGGAATGGTTTACCTTGAAAGCCCGACAAACCCTTTGCTGAAGCTTGTTGACATCGCGGAAATTTCAAGGCTCGCGCACAAAAAAGGCCTGATTGTGGCGGTGGACAACACTTTCCTGTCACCGGTTTTCCAGAATCCGCTTGACCTGGGTGCCGACATTGTCATACACAGCACGACAAAGTACATCAACGGCCATTCCGACATCATCGGCGGCGCGATTGCATGCAACGACGAAAAGATTTACAGGCAACTGAAGTTTTTGCAGAATGCCTTCGGCCCTACGCCTTCGCCCTTGGACTGCTTTCTTGTCCTGCGCGGGATAAAGACCTTGAAGCAGAGAATGCTGCAGCATGAAAAAAACGCGCAGGCAATCGCGGAGTTCCTTGAAAGGCATCCGAAAGTGAAGCGCGTCATTTATCCCGGCCTGAAAAGCTTTGCGCAGAAAGGCCTTGCGCAAAAGCAGATGAAAGGCACTGGCGGCATAATAACGATTGAACTCAAAGGAAACGCAGCTGCAGCGAAGAAGTTTCTTGCTGCAACCAATCTGTTCACTCTCGGAGTGAGCCTTGGCGGGGTCGAATCCCTCATAGAATATCCTTGGGCGATGACGCACGGCGCTTTGCCGGAGAGCGAGCGCAGGAAAGCGGGCATAACCGAGACAATGGTGCGTTTGTCCGTTGGTTTGGAAAGCGCGGACGACTTGGTTGAAGACTTAAAGCAGGCGCTGGAAAAGGCGTGA
- a CDS encoding ferric reductase-like transmembrane domain-containing protein, protein MDRKLPHIVSLLVIGTFAWYYLVFRAMPLSIGFANAIVAFSAVIILGLAFFLGPLARFVKFFDRFLVHRKAFGLWGFSLAALHVALAAIVLLSERREISFADVMSLAVAAIAFMIFTLMAFTSTAEWVQKLGYENWKNLQRTGYVAMAMLLLHILLLENGVFLSRLTGQIAMAFILLVLLLRGAALLLSMESRQKIDV, encoded by the coding sequence ATGGACAGGAAATTGCCGCACATCGTTTCCCTGCTTGTGATCGGGACGTTCGCGTGGTACTATCTTGTTTTCAGGGCGATGCCTTTAAGCATCGGCTTTGCGAATGCCATTGTTGCGTTCTCCGCAGTGATCATCCTCGGCTTGGCATTCTTTTTGGGCCCGCTCGCGCGCTTCGTCAAATTCTTTGACCGCTTTCTCGTGCACAGGAAGGCGTTCGGGTTGTGGGGTTTTTCGCTTGCGGCATTGCACGTCGCATTGGCGGCCATTGTCCTGCTTTCCGAAAGGCGGGAAATTTCTTTTGCGGACGTGATGTCACTGGCGGTCGCGGCGATAGCGTTCATGATTTTCACGCTCATGGCGTTCACGTCGACTGCGGAGTGGGTGCAAAAGCTCGGCTATGAAAACTGGAAAAACCTGCAGAGAACCGGCTATGTCGCAATGGCAATGCTTTTGCTGCACATCCTCCTGCTCGAAAACGGGGTTTTCCTGTCAAGGCTGACCGGGCAGATCGCGATGGCGTTCATACTGCTTGTTCTGCTGCTGAGGGGCGCAGCCCTGCTGCTAAGCATGGAAAGCAGGCAGAAAATCGACGTTTAA